The Persephonella sp. genome includes a region encoding these proteins:
- the uvrA gene encoding excinuclease ABC subunit UvrA, translating to MDKIVIHGARQHNLKNIDLEIPKNKLIVITGPSGSGKSSLAFDTIYAEGQRRYVESLSAYARQFLGLMEKPDVDSIDGLSPAIAIDQKTTSKNPRSTVGTVTEIYDYLRLLFARVGKPHCPECNNLIASQSPEEIADQILKFPEGTKIQILAPIIRGKKGEHKDIFEKINRMGYPRVRVDGEVYMIEDVPKLEKNKKHTIEVVVDRIILKEGIRTRLVDSIEQALRLGDGLVVVNNLSEEKDILFSEKFACPEHGFSIAELSPRLFSFNSPYGACPECKGLGVIHRIDVDALIDYNRSVIEAFRITDSFYFKYIKGMIFDILYYHGINKYTKFRELPEEVKEDLLLEIIPHLERKYLETDNEKQREELEKYIREVTCPVCHGARLRREALYVFINGKSIWDVVRMNIQRAYDFFVEFEKSPMSHKDRIIAEKIIKEIKERLGFLLNVGLDYLTLERSATTLSGGEAQRIRLATQIGSKLSGVLYVLDEPSIGLHPRDTAKLINTLKELRDLDNTVIVVEHDPETIEEADIIIDMGPGSGVFGGEVVAVGTPEQIMENENSLTGKYLSGKLTIPVPEKRRKPDPDKKLVIKGASEHNLKNIDVEIPLGLFVAVTGVSGSGKSTLIYDILWQAAKNRFHHRNEYVGKHEKIEGWEHIDKAINVDQSPIGRTPRSNPATYTKVFDHIRALFAATPEAKIRGYTPGRFSFNVKGGRCEACKGDGVVKIEMHFLPDVYVTCEVCQGKRYNKETLAVEYKGKNIADVLDMTVAEALEFFYNVPSIRNKLQVLYDVGLDYIKLGQPATTLSGGEAQRIKLTRELSKRDTGRTLYLLDEPTTGLHSHDVEKLIRVLNKLVEKGNT from the coding sequence ATGGACAAGATAGTTATACACGGGGCGAGACAGCATAATCTAAAGAATATAGATCTTGAGATACCAAAAAATAAGCTGATTGTTATAACAGGACCTTCAGGATCAGGAAAATCATCACTTGCATTTGATACCATATATGCAGAAGGGCAGAGAAGGTATGTAGAGAGCCTTTCTGCTTATGCAAGGCAGTTTTTAGGTCTCATGGAAAAACCTGATGTTGACAGCATAGATGGTCTTTCACCTGCTATAGCCATTGACCAGAAAACAACCTCAAAAAATCCCCGTTCGACAGTTGGGACTGTAACAGAGATCTACGATTATTTAAGGCTTTTATTTGCAAGGGTAGGAAAGCCTCACTGTCCAGAATGTAATAATCTGATTGCGTCCCAGTCTCCAGAAGAAATCGCAGACCAAATATTAAAATTTCCTGAAGGAACAAAAATTCAGATATTAGCCCCTATCATAAGAGGTAAAAAAGGAGAGCATAAAGATATCTTTGAGAAGATAAACAGGATGGGATATCCCCGTGTAAGAGTTGATGGTGAGGTTTATATGATAGAGGATGTTCCAAAGCTTGAAAAAAATAAAAAACATACAATAGAAGTGGTGGTTGACAGGATTATCTTAAAAGAAGGAATAAGAACAAGGCTTGTTGACAGTATAGAACAGGCTTTGAGACTTGGAGATGGTCTTGTCGTTGTAAATAATCTGTCTGAAGAAAAAGATATCCTATTTAGTGAGAAGTTTGCCTGTCCTGAGCATGGTTTTTCTATTGCTGAGCTTTCACCAAGGCTTTTTTCATTTAACAGCCCTTATGGGGCATGCCCTGAATGTAAAGGTCTTGGAGTGATACACAGGATAGATGTTGATGCTCTTATAGATTACAACAGATCAGTAATAGAGGCGTTCAGAATAACAGACAGCTTTTATTTTAAGTATATAAAAGGAATGATATTTGATATTCTCTACTACCACGGGATAAACAAATACACAAAGTTTAGAGAACTTCCGGAAGAAGTAAAAGAAGACCTTCTCCTTGAGATAATCCCTCACCTTGAAAGGAAATACCTTGAAACAGACAACGAAAAGCAGAGGGAAGAGCTTGAGAAATACATAAGAGAAGTTACCTGTCCTGTCTGTCATGGGGCAAGGCTCAGAAGGGAAGCTCTGTATGTTTTTATAAACGGAAAATCTATCTGGGATGTTGTAAGAATGAACATACAGCGTGCCTATGATTTTTTTGTGGAGTTTGAAAAATCTCCAATGTCCCATAAAGACAGGATAATCGCAGAAAAGATAATAAAAGAGATTAAAGAAAGGCTCGGCTTCCTGCTGAATGTGGGACTTGATTATCTGACACTTGAAAGATCTGCAACCACCCTATCTGGAGGAGAGGCACAGAGAATTAGGCTTGCAACACAGATAGGATCAAAGCTGAGCGGTGTTCTTTATGTTCTTGATGAGCCATCAATAGGTCTGCACCCAAGGGATACAGCAAAGCTTATCAACACATTAAAAGAGCTTAGAGATCTGGATAATACTGTTATCGTTGTTGAGCATGATCCGGAAACAATAGAAGAAGCGGACATCATAATAGATATGGGTCCAGGAAGCGGAGTTTTTGGCGGTGAGGTTGTTGCTGTTGGAACTCCTGAACAGATTATGGAGAATGAAAATTCCCTTACAGGTAAGTATCTCAGCGGAAAGCTAACGATACCTGTTCCTGAGAAAAGGAGAAAACCTGATCCAGATAAAAAACTTGTGATTAAAGGTGCTTCAGAGCACAACCTTAAAAATATAGATGTAGAGATACCACTTGGATTGTTTGTTGCCGTAACAGGCGTATCAGGTAGCGGAAAATCAACCCTTATTTACGACATTCTGTGGCAGGCTGCTAAAAACAGATTTCACCACAGGAATGAGTATGTCGGAAAACATGAAAAAATAGAAGGCTGGGAGCATATAGACAAGGCTATAAATGTTGATCAGTCACCAATAGGCAGAACACCCCGTTCAAACCCTGCAACTTACACAAAGGTTTTTGACCATATAAGAGCCCTTTTTGCCGCCACACCAGAGGCAAAAATAAGAGGATATACACCAGGAAGATTTTCATTTAATGTAAAAGGGGGAAGATGTGAAGCATGTAAAGGGGACGGAGTTGTTAAGATAGAGATGCATTTTCTACCTGATGTTTATGTGACCTGTGAAGTATGTCAGGGCAAAAGATACAACAAAGAAACCCTTGCTGTTGAATACAAAGGGAAAAATATAGCAGATGTTCTTGATATGACAGTTGCAGAAGCCCTTGAGTTTTTCTACAATGTTCCTTCAATCCGAAATAAACTTCAGGTTTTATACGATGTGGGCCTTGATTACATAAAACTTGGACAGCCTGCCACAACCCTGTCTGGTGGAGAGGCACAGAGGATAAAACTAACAAGAGAGCTTTCCAAAAGGGACACAGGAAGAACCCTTTACCTTCTTGACGAGCCAACAACTGGACTACATTCCCATGATGTTGAAAAACTGATAAGGGTTCTAAACAAACTTGTTGAAAAAGGAAACAC
- the hemN gene encoding oxygen-independent coproporphyrinogen III oxidase, with the protein MAFHPQDVRFDIDLILKYAKPAPRYTSYPTAQEFTPEVTEQQWRQKVIQSNERKTPLSLYFHIPFCESACHFCGCNVIITRRKEVVEPYLEHLFKEMDIMGSLLDKSRKVVQLHWGGGTPNYLEDDQTVRLMDEIKKRFDFDENAEISIEIDPRHVSRERIFLLREIGFNRVSFGIQDFNPKVQQAVNRIQSEELIFNVMSWIREAGFESVNIDLIYGLPYQTLETFSETVEKVIKLNPDRIANFNFAYVPWLKRLQRMIDESTLPPPQEKLDILKMTIEKLTDAGYIFIGMDHFAKPDDELAVAQRERTLHRNFQGYTTHAEAELIGFGATSISMLYDAYAQNHKKLKDYYGMIQQGRLPIERGVLLNQDDIIRRDVIMKLMSHFQLFKKEIENKYGIDFDNYFSKEMEELKDLEKDGLLKLYPDRIDVTPAGRLLIRNIAVTFDIYTKAKKEKRFSKAI; encoded by the coding sequence ATGGCTTTTCATCCACAGGACGTAAGGTTTGATATTGATCTTATTTTGAAATATGCAAAACCTGCACCAAGATACACAAGCTATCCGACCGCACAGGAATTCACTCCTGAAGTGACAGAACAGCAGTGGAGACAGAAAGTAATCCAGTCAAATGAAAGGAAAACACCTCTTTCCCTTTACTTTCATATTCCTTTTTGCGAGTCTGCCTGTCATTTCTGCGGGTGTAATGTTATTATCACCAGGAGAAAAGAAGTTGTTGAGCCTTACCTTGAGCACCTTTTTAAAGAGATGGACATAATGGGCTCTCTCCTTGATAAATCAAGAAAGGTAGTTCAGCTTCACTGGGGAGGCGGTACCCCTAACTATCTTGAAGATGATCAGACAGTAAGGCTGATGGACGAGATCAAAAAAAGGTTTGATTTTGATGAAAATGCTGAAATATCAATTGAGATAGATCCAAGGCATGTGTCAAGGGAAAGGATCTTTCTCCTGAGAGAGATAGGATTTAATAGGGTGAGCTTTGGTATTCAGGATTTTAATCCGAAGGTTCAGCAGGCGGTAAACAGAATTCAGTCAGAAGAACTTATATTTAATGTTATGTCCTGGATAAGGGAAGCAGGGTTTGAAAGCGTGAATATAGACCTTATTTACGGTCTCCCTTATCAGACCCTTGAAACTTTCTCTGAAACTGTAGAAAAGGTTATTAAACTTAATCCTGACAGAATAGCGAACTTTAATTTTGCTTATGTTCCGTGGCTTAAAAGGCTTCAAAGGATGATAGATGAGTCAACCCTCCCACCTCCACAGGAAAAACTTGATATTCTGAAAATGACAATAGAGAAGCTCACTGATGCAGGATACATATTTATAGGTATGGATCATTTTGCCAAACCTGATGATGAGCTTGCTGTTGCCCAGAGGGAAAGAACTCTACACAGAAACTTTCAGGGATACACAACACACGCTGAAGCAGAGCTTATAGGATTTGGGGCAACATCAATTAGCATGCTTTACGATGCGTATGCCCAGAACCATAAAAAGCTAAAAGATTACTACGGAATGATACAGCAAGGAAGACTTCCTATAGAAAGGGGAGTTCTGCTAAATCAGGACGATATTATAAGAAGAGATGTTATTATGAAGCTAATGTCCCACTTCCAGCTTTTCAAAAAAGAGATAGAAAACAAATACGGTATTGATTTTGACAACTATTTTTCAAAAGAAATGGAAGAACTTAAGGATCTGGAGAAAGATGGACTTTTAAAACTGTATCCGGACAGGATAGATGTTACCCCTGCAGGAAGATTGCTGATTAGAAATATAGCCGTTACATTTGATATATATACAAAAGCCAAAAAAGAGAAAAGGTTTTCAAAAGCTATATAG
- a CDS encoding YbhB/YbcL family Raf kinase inhibitor-like protein, which translates to MFRKLILLAFGVIFLTACAETLAGKEKKEFGEKNSMFFIRSSAFMNDTYIPKKYTCDGDDISPDLYWGDFPPGTQSFVIIMEDPDAPFGVFVHWIAYDIPYYMTNLRENLPKTSVVDGIIKQGINDFGKIGYNGPCPPRGMPHRYFIRIYAIDIPTLGLPPGATKEDVRHAMEGHILSQTYLMGRYGR; encoded by the coding sequence ATGTTTAGAAAGTTGATATTGCTTGCTTTCGGTGTGATTTTTCTGACGGCGTGTGCAGAAACTTTAGCCGGAAAAGAGAAAAAAGAGTTTGGTGAGAAAAACAGTATGTTTTTTATAAGATCATCTGCATTTATGAATGATACTTATATCCCGAAAAAATATACTTGCGACGGAGATGATATCTCTCCTGATCTTTACTGGGGAGATTTTCCACCTGGAACCCAGAGCTTTGTTATCATAATGGAAGATCCTGATGCTCCATTTGGCGTTTTTGTTCACTGGATAGCTTATGATATCCCCTACTACATGACAAACCTGAGGGAAAACCTGCCTAAAACATCTGTTGTTGATGGGATTATAAAACAGGGGATTAATGATTTTGGGAAGATAGGATACAATGGTCCCTGTCCACCAAGAGGTATGCCCCACAGGTATTTTATCAGAATATATGCCATTGATATACCAACTTTAGGACTTCCCCCAGGAGCAACAAAAGAAGATGTGAGGCATGCGATGGAGGGTCATATTTTATCCCAGACTTATCTGATGGGAAGATACGGAAGGTAA
- a CDS encoding branched-chain amino acid transaminase, producing the protein MEYVYFEGKIVPEDQAKISIKTNSLHYGTAIFEGIRAYYDKENDKMWGLFFKEHYQRLFQNMKVLNMEIEESIEDLIEITKELIIINKIKSDIYIRPLVYFSDLKISPKLIGYSAKIAIYTYPLGDYIDINNGIKAVVSSWTRLNDNMIPPRLKVAGAYVNSAFSKTEAILAGADEAIVLNKNGYVSEGSAENIFIVRNGELITPPVSDDILEGITRNAIMTIARDLGYKVIERHISRTELYVADEVFFCGTGAQVSPVVEIDHRKIGDGKPGKITKQIQSVYFDAVRGKIEKYRDWVVPIE; encoded by the coding sequence ATGGAATATGTGTATTTTGAGGGGAAAATAGTGCCTGAAGATCAGGCAAAAATCAGTATAAAAACAAACTCTCTCCATTACGGAACAGCTATTTTTGAAGGTATAAGGGCTTATTATGATAAAGAAAATGATAAAATGTGGGGACTTTTTTTCAAAGAACATTACCAGAGACTTTTCCAAAACATGAAAGTTCTGAATATGGAGATTGAGGAATCCATTGAGGATCTTATAGAGATAACAAAAGAGCTAATTATCATTAACAAAATAAAGTCTGACATATACATAAGACCCCTCGTTTATTTTTCTGATCTTAAAATCAGCCCAAAGCTGATCGGATACTCAGCAAAAATAGCCATATACACATATCCGCTTGGTGATTACATTGATATAAACAATGGTATAAAAGCTGTAGTTTCGTCATGGACAAGATTAAACGACAACATGATACCCCCAAGGCTGAAAGTTGCAGGTGCATACGTAAACAGTGCATTTTCTAAAACAGAAGCAATTTTGGCAGGTGCAGATGAGGCGATAGTCCTTAATAAAAACGGTTATGTTTCTGAAGGATCAGCAGAAAATATTTTCATTGTAAGAAATGGGGAACTGATTACCCCTCCAGTATCTGACGACATACTTGAGGGCATAACAAGAAATGCAATAATGACAATTGCCAGAGATTTAGGTTACAAGGTTATAGAAAGGCATATATCAAGGACAGAGCTTTATGTGGCAGATGAGGTCTTTTTCTGCGGAACAGGAGCACAGGTTTCTCCTGTAGTCGAGATAGATCACAGAAAGATAGGAGACGGTAAACCGGGAAAGATAACAAAACAGATCCAGTCTGTCTATTTTGATGCTGTAAGGGGAAAAATAGAAAAATATCGTGATTGGGTGGTGCCTATTGAGTGA